The Chloroflexota bacterium genome window below encodes:
- a CDS encoding carbohydrate ABC transporter permease, whose amino-acid sequence MAGTRIVDRLVALYLPLLLVLVFLLAPFYWMLITAMKPNSELYNGAISPLLVFEPTTEHFEYLWFKTDFIVWAWNTMFVSIASTVISIFFGVPAGYALARLRFRGADTISLGVFTTYLVPTTLLFIPMVQVMKVLNLLDTIVGLVVVYPTFLLPFTTWLMSGYFKTIPGELEECARIDGASRIMAMIRIAFPLAAPGIVSAGIFCFTLSWNEFIYALTLITSSQERTIPTGVLVQLTRADFYFWGPLMAGALCGSIPVALIYSFFVDQYAAGLTAGAVKG is encoded by the coding sequence CCGCTGCTGCTGGTGCTGGTCTTCCTGCTTGCGCCGTTCTACTGGATGCTGATCACGGCGATGAAGCCGAACTCCGAGCTGTACAACGGCGCGATCAGCCCGTTGCTGGTGTTCGAGCCGACGACGGAGCACTTCGAGTACCTCTGGTTCAAGACGGACTTCATCGTCTGGGCCTGGAACACGATGTTCGTGTCGATTGCCTCCACCGTCATCTCGATCTTCTTCGGGGTGCCGGCCGGCTACGCCCTGGCGCGGCTCCGCTTCCGGGGCGCGGACACCATCAGCCTCGGCGTCTTCACGACCTACCTCGTGCCGACCACCCTGCTCTTCATCCCGATGGTCCAGGTGATGAAGGTGCTCAACCTGCTCGACACCATCGTCGGGCTGGTGGTGGTCTACCCGACCTTCCTGCTGCCGTTCACGACCTGGCTGATGTCGGGCTACTTCAAGACGATCCCCGGTGAGCTGGAGGAGTGCGCCCGCATCGACGGGGCCAGCCGCATCATGGCGATGATCCGCATCGCCTTCCCGCTGGCCGCGCCGGGGATCGTGTCGGCGGGGATCTTCTGTTTCACGCTCTCCTGGAACGAGTTCATCTACGCGCTGACGTTGATTACGTCGAGCCAGGAGCGGACCATCCCGACGGGTGTGCTGGTACAGCTCACCCGCGCCGACTTCTACTTCTGGGGACCGCTGATGGCGGGCGCGCTGTGCGGCTCGATCCCGGTCGCGTTGATCTACTCGTTCTTCGTGGATCAGTACGCGGCCGGCCTGACGGCGGGCGCGGTCAAGGGATAG